The sequence GGAAAGGCTATGCTAGGGCGTGTGGTCGACGCGTTGGGAGTACCTATTGATGGAAGAGGGGCTCTAAGCGATCACGAGCGAAGACGTGTCGAAGTGAAAGCCCCTGGGATTATTGAACGTAAATCTGTGCACGAGCCTATGCAAACAGGGTTAAAAGCAGTAGATAGCCTGGTTCCTATAGGCCGTGGTCAACGAGAACTTATAATCGGGGACCGACAAACTGGAAAAACAGCTATTGCTATCGATACCATATTAAACCAAAAGCAAATGAACTCAAGGGCCACCTCAGAGAGTGAGACATTGTATTGTGTCTATGTAGCGATAGGACAGAAACGCTCAACTGTGGCACAATTAGTTCAAATTCTTTCAGAAGCGAATGCTTTAGAATATTCCATTCTTGTAGCAGCCACCGCTTCGGATCCTGCACCTCTGCAATTTCTGGCCCCATATTCTGGGTGTGCCATGGGGGAATATTTCCGCGATAATGGAATGCACGCATTAATAATCTATGATGATCTTAGTAAACAGGCCGTGGCATATCGACAAATGTCATTATTGTTACGCCGACCACCAGGCCGTGAGGCTTTCCCAGGCGATGTTTTCTATTTACATTCCCGTCTCTTAGAAAGAGCCGCTAAACGATCGGACCAGACAGGTGCAGGTAGCTTGACCGCCTTACCCGTCATTGAAACACAAGCGGGAGACGTATCGGCCTATATTCCAACCAATGTGATCTCCATTACTGATGGACAAATATGTTTGGAAACAGAGCTCTTTTATCGCGGAATTAGACCTGCTATTAACGTCGGCTTATCTGTCAGTCGCGTCGGGTCTGCCGCTCAGTTGAAAGCTATGAAACAAGTCTGCGGTAGTTTAAAACTTGAATTGGCACAATATCGCGAAGTCGCCGCCTTTGCTCAATTTGGCTCAGACCTTGATGCTGCGACTCAGGCATTACTCAATAGAGGTGCAAGGCTTACAGAAGTACTGAAACAACCTCAATATGCACCACTTCCAATTGAAAAACAAATTCTAGTCATTTATGCAGCTGTCAATGGATTCTGTGATCGAATGCCATTAGATAAAATTCCTCAATATGAAAGAGACATTCTAACGACTATTAAACCAGAATTACTACAATCACTAAAAGGTGGACTAACTAGCGAAAGAAAAATAGAACTAGAAAAATTCTTAAAAGAAAAAGGTGGAACTTACTATATATGATGATGATGAAAAAAATTAAACAATATCTAATCATCTTGTTTTTTTCCTGCTTAGTGAAGTATTCGTTTTCATCATTTTTTGATATTGATACGCTCCTTGCTTTTTTCACGCCCGCCTTTTGTATGGACGACGTGGGCGCCAGCTCACAGTCGTCCTTGCCCACTGTGAACCCAACCCCTGACCCAGCCGCCCCAGCAGAGCCTCAAGCCCCTGACCCTGACCTTTCCCTTCCTTTACTGGATGACAACGCTCGTCGCGCCGAACTAAATGAGCGCGGGGGGTTTCTTCATTTTGGGGACTTGTCGGATCAGCAGAAAGACAAAGTGCTAAACGCACAAGTCAAAATCGAAAGGGCCATTGAGAAAGCTCTGCTCTCCGACGGGTATTCCCGGGATGAGCTTTCTCAAAGGAACAAAAGGGATGAGATTAGGGGCTTTTTGTTCTACCGTAATGGGAAACTTCTTTCGATGAAAACATATGACTCATATGTAAAAGAAGTCGAATTAGGGACCCACCGGAGCCAACCCTATAAGGTTCTTATCAATGCCATCTCTTCTTCCAATCTTTTTTTAAAGAAAGTCAAAAAAATCAAGAGGTGGGAATTAGGAAGACAGTGGGAACAGTGGGGGGGGAGAAGGTGAAGCTGCTCCCTGGGCTTGGCTGGCTTGATTGCCGTTGGTGGTTGTGGCGGGAATGAGGGGCAAGGTTCAAAGAATTAGTAGTAGATATACACACCAATTGAATTGAATATGGGATCAATGGTACTGCTTTCTATGCTATGATGTAAAAAAGGATATGTGGGTTTAAGATTCTTGCTCTTAGTCTTTCGGGGGTTGTAGTTTTTATTTGAGCGGGGGTATCCTCAAATAATAACGAGGCCCGTCCCAGAAATGGGGCGGGGAAGGAGAAGTGGGCATGTGGGTCTCCTTCACTTGACTATTTAGGTTAGTTTATCCCACTACGAACGAAAGACCAATGACACACCGGTCTATATTTTTCATCATCTCAGTGTTAATTTCCCTCAAAATGATGTCTATAGGCTGCCCTTTCGGATTTTTAAGTAAATTAACCAATCCAATCAATGTTCATAAGTCGACCTATGCTTTCCATACTTACCCTGAAACAGCCACTTAGCTCTAGCTTCGGCCGAGCCTTCGTCATATGCTTAGTCAAAACCACTCTTGCTACGAAGTTTTTTTTTGAGGGAGTCCGTTTTTCGGGATAGGCAGGATATCTTGGTTTTGGAAAACTGGTTAAAAAGACGAATGCTCCTCCATCTGTGGTTATTGCTTTGGGATCCTATAAGCTACTAACTATTCTAGTTAGCCTGGGCTAAGAAGACCCTGTCAAGCCTTTGATTCGACTTTGGGCAATGCCACTTCGAAAGAAAAGGAATCGGAGAGATCTTTGAACAGCAGAAAAGACGGATCTCAGAACATAGCCATAGTTACGGTTTCAGGGCTTAGAGAGACTGGACTGGACGCGTACCGAACGAAGATCGTGTCTATTTACGCTCAAACAATCCATATAGGTGGAAAGCTGGAAGCTTCAATAGTTCCCCGCGGGACCTTAGAGTGCTATGATGGGGTATTTCAGTTCGTCCTTACGAGTCCATTCGACCATAGCGTGATGGTACGAACAACAACTAGATTATATATGTGATGAGTTCCCCGCCTTATTGTGCTTATAGAGCACTTTACGTCCCCCCGCTCGCCTTCAGCTCACCTGGTCCTTTACTTGACCAAGGGAAAATCCCGAAGAAATGTGCCGAGCAGAATAGCAGCATCATGCTTTAATTAATAAGGATGGATGTTAAGCTAGCTCGATCGCAGGAAATGATGGAAAGGTTGAAGCCCCAGTGGCAAGAAGAACAAGGTAACGGAAGGAAGATAGATAGAACGAGGTGACATTGGAACTGGCAGTCAAGTAATCAAGCTACTGCCCTTCCTTGGGCTATGAGGGAGAGCGTATTCTAACCTCTCCCTAAGGTCGAGAACTTCATACCTCTCCCGTTAGCTACATAGTAACCTCTTCCCTGTCTTGTCTTTCAAGAGAAGTGAAGTGAGCCTTACAAGAAGCCGAAGGAAAATGAGACTAGCTAAGACTAGGGAAAGAGCGGCTAGCTAACTAGCTGATAGAGATGGCAATTAGGGTTGCTGTTTCCATTATTAGAATTCTAAAGTTTCAAGATCACAATAGATCTATAGGATAAGATCCTTATATTTACAGCGAAATGGTATACAAAGTCAACAGATCTAAATGAATAAAAAATAGTATTTATGGCTACGCAAACCGTTGAGGATAATTCTAGATCTGGTCCAAGACGAACTGTTGTAGGGGATTTATTGAAACCATTAAATTCAGAATATGGTAAAGTAGCTCCGGGGTGGGGAACTACTCCTTTGATGGGTGTTGCAATGGCTCTATTTGCGATATTTCTATCTATTATTTTGGGTAGGAAGTGTAGTCGCCAAAAGGCGAGTTGAACGAAGGGCCTAGGGAAGTCGGGGCTGAGCAACCTTTCTCTAGCTTTTTCAGTGGGGGAACTTGGCCTGGGAGGGGCTTCAGATGAGCTCCTTTGAGATCTCAAAGCGGAAATCCTCCGGTTTATGGAACACTTACAGAATATCGATGCACCGGCTATTCCCCATCATGTGCAGCTCCTAGGATCACAGCTTTTATTGCATCAACAGCTGATTCAATTGCTAGTCCTCCAACACCGCTTACGGATGAAGTTCCGCTTGCATTCTCTTCTTTTTCTTTAACTATGTCATATGCTTTCACAAAAGGAAAGAAAGCTGGGCAGAAAATGGTCGCTTGGAACTCCACTCTCACTATGGGACAGAGTAGTTTTACTATTTATATTTATAGTAAGGGGAAGTAGGTCGATTGAATTGATCCCTATCCCTACCAGTCTTTGGAACTAAATGGAACCCGGTCTCTTTGATATGTAGTTCCCATTGGCACTGACCCAGAAGAACCACATCTGTCTCAAGCTCAAGCCGACCCAACCTGAAGAAAACTACTGAATCAGAATCCGCTCTTGGGATAGGAATTCAGCCAATCTTTCCGCAAAATTCCCGGGAAAATGAAACTGTATCGATTTCAATGTCCGTCTATAGGCAAAAATTGACTTGCAATAAAAAATACGGGGTTTTAGCGAGTTGATCGATTTGAATGTCCGTTTATGGGCAGAAATCTATTTGCAACTAATTTTCCCGAGAAAACGTGAAATAAAGAAAGGAGTGAAGTAGCCCATGCGTATATGGGATCCGAACGGTTAAGAGTTATGGCTTTTCGTTGAGGACTTACCCCTTAAACTTAAGGAGCATTCGACTGAGATTAGATTAGATTAGTGGGTAGCACTTGTTGAATTGAATAAGATGTTCTTGCTCAGAATTAGGGAAGGTGGGATCCTATCTTTAGGAAAAGAAAGGCCTAACGAAAGCTAGCACTCTTTTCAAGCCTATAGCCTATATATGAATTATTCTCAGCCATCCATATGGGAGTTCCCCGCCAGCCTGTGGGAGTGCCACTATCAATAGGAAACAGACTTCTTTCCTCCTTATTCTATCAAACAAGCAATTAAATACCTTAGGATATCTCATATTTTACATTATTAATCTAGCATTGGACTCTTACCTGGACTAAGAACACTTCTAGTTCTAACAATACGTTTCATAACGAGCTAAACGTGCTACCAAATGAAATGGTCGAAGGTCTTTTCAGTTCTCCTTCCAATTGCTGCAGTACTAAGGCCAGTTCTTACAGTTGGAGTCCTATCCTAATAGAATCCCTTACCAGCCGAGCTTCCCACTATAATAAGCGAGTTGGAGAAAAAAGGTAAACCTATCCAATAGCAGTCCTATGGTAAGCAAGCTCAGGTTCAGTATACATAGGATATGCTTTTTCCTATCTCTGCTCTGGTTCAGAACCCTATAACTAACTAGGATTCCCTGGTAGAGCCATAGATAAAGATTCTTTTGATGTCTTCTCCGCTTGAGACGGAAAGACGGCTGCTCTGTGAACAACCCTAGTTGCTGGTCCTGTTCCTGCTGCTAACTGCCACCTCTGCTCCAATA is a genomic window of Glycine soja mitochondrion, complete genome containing:
- the atp1 gene encoding ATP synthase F1 subunit alpha, producing MEFSVRAAELTTLLESRITNFYTNFQVDEIGRVVSVGDGIARVYGLNEIQAGEMVEFASGVKGIALNLENENVGIVVFGSDTAIKEGDLVKRTGSIVDVPAGKAMLGRVVDALGVPIDGRGALSDHERRRVEVKAPGIIERKSVHEPMQTGLKAVDSLVPIGRGQRELIIGDRQTGKTAIAIDTILNQKQMNSRATSESETLYCVYVAIGQKRSTVAQLVQILSEANALEYSILVAATASDPAPLQFLAPYSGCAMGEYFRDNGMHALIIYDDLSKQAVAYRQMSLLLRRPPGREAFPGDVFYLHSRLLERAAKRSDQTGAGSLTALPVIETQAGDVSAYIPTNVISITDGQICLETELFYRGIRPAINVGLSVSRVGSAAQLKAMKQVCGSLKLELAQYREVAAFAQFGSDLDAATQALLNRGARLTEVLKQPQYAPLPIEKQILVIYAAVNGFCDRMPLDKIPQYERDILTTIKPELLQSLKGGLTSERKIELEKFLKEKGGTYYI
- the orf214 gene encoding hypothetical protein codes for the protein MMMMKKIKQYLIILFFSCLVKYSFSSFFDIDTLLAFFTPAFCMDDVGASSQSSLPTVNPTPDPAAPAEPQAPDPDLSLPLLDDNARRAELNERGGFLHFGDLSDQQKDKVLNAQVKIERAIEKALLSDGYSRDELSQRNKRDEIRGFLFYRNGKLLSMKTYDSYVKEVELGTHRSQPYKVLINAISSSNLFLKKVKKIKRWELGRQWEQWGGRR